In a single window of the Rhodoferax saidenbachensis genome:
- the nadB gene encoding L-aspartate oxidase, with product MPTPIPTPLQFDVLIVGSGLAGLSAALLLPATTRVAILTKRAVREGSSGWAQGGIAAVWDKDDSFAAHVDDTLVAGAGLCDLAATQFVVEQAPQAIAWLQKLGVPFSKEDGHLHLTREGGHSARRIVHVTDATGAAVQQTLIEKVKASPNVTLFEHHTLVDLITTAKLGQPGPNRSVGLYALDDDTDEVLTFQAPHTILATGGAGKVYLYTTNPDTATGDGIAAAWRAGCSVQNMEFIQFHPTCLYHPHAKSFLISEAVRGEGGRLLLPDGTRFMPAHDDRAELAPRDVVARAIDFEMKKGGFDCVYLDISHQPLAFIQEHFPNIYARCLELGIDMAKQPIPVVPAAHYTCGGVRTDLSARTDVEGLFAVGETACTGLHGANRLASNSLVECMVFARAATGLIANSIAAQLGKTPPAPPAWDDSRVTDADESVVISHNWDELRRFMWDYVGIVRTNKRLERASHRIALLQGEIQEFYAHFHVTRDLLELRNLVQVAELIVKSAQARHESRGLHFSRDYPEMLDVAVPTTLTP from the coding sequence ATGCCCACACCTATCCCAACGCCTCTGCAGTTTGATGTACTGATCGTCGGCAGCGGTCTGGCCGGCCTCTCCGCCGCGCTCTTACTGCCCGCCACCACCCGCGTGGCCATATTGACCAAACGCGCGGTGCGCGAAGGCTCCAGCGGCTGGGCCCAGGGTGGCATCGCCGCCGTGTGGGACAAAGACGACAGCTTTGCCGCCCACGTGGATGACACGCTGGTGGCTGGCGCCGGCCTGTGCGACCTGGCCGCCACGCAGTTCGTCGTGGAACAAGCGCCGCAGGCCATTGCCTGGCTGCAAAAACTGGGCGTGCCGTTTTCCAAAGAAGACGGCCACTTGCACCTGACGCGCGAAGGCGGCCACAGCGCGCGGCGCATCGTGCACGTGACCGACGCGACCGGTGCCGCTGTGCAACAAACCCTGATCGAAAAGGTCAAGGCCAGCCCCAACGTCACGCTGTTTGAGCACCACACGTTGGTCGACCTGATCACCACCGCCAAGCTGGGCCAACCCGGTCCCAACCGGAGCGTGGGCCTGTACGCGCTAGACGACGACACCGACGAAGTACTGACCTTCCAGGCCCCGCACACCATTCTGGCCACCGGCGGCGCGGGCAAGGTTTATCTCTACACCACCAACCCCGACACGGCCACGGGTGACGGCATTGCCGCCGCCTGGCGCGCGGGCTGCAGCGTGCAGAACATGGAGTTCATCCAGTTCCACCCCACCTGTCTGTACCACCCGCATGCCAAGTCCTTCCTGATCAGCGAAGCCGTGCGCGGCGAAGGCGGGCGATTGTTGCTGCCGGACGGCACACGCTTCATGCCCGCCCACGACGACCGCGCCGAACTCGCGCCGCGCGACGTGGTGGCGCGCGCGATTGACTTCGAGATGAAGAAAGGCGGCTTTGACTGCGTCTACCTCGACATCTCGCACCAGCCGTTGGCGTTTATCCAGGAGCACTTTCCCAACATCTATGCACGCTGCCTGGAGCTGGGCATCGACATGGCCAAGCAGCCGATCCCCGTGGTGCCCGCAGCGCACTACACCTGCGGTGGCGTGCGCACGGATCTGTCTGCACGCACCGATGTGGAAGGCCTGTTTGCCGTAGGCGAAACCGCCTGCACCGGCCTGCACGGCGCCAATCGTTTGGCATCCAATTCGCTGGTGGAGTGCATGGTGTTTGCGCGGGCAGCTACGGGTTTGATAGCAAACTCGATTGCCGCACAGTTGGGTAAAACGCCCCCCGCCCCTCCCGCATGGGACGACAGCCGCGTGACCGACGCCGACGAATCCGTCGTGATCTCGCACAACTGGGACGAGCTGCGCCGCTTCATGTGGGATTACGTGGGCATCGTCCGCACCAACAAACGCCTGGAGCGCGCGTCGCACCGCATTGCGTTGTTGCAGGGCGAGATTCAGGAGTTCTACGCACACTTCCATGTGACGCGGGACTTGCTGGAGCTGCGCAATTTGGTGCAGGTGGCAGAGCTGATCGTGAAGAGTGCGCAAGCCCGCCACGAGAGTCGGGGATTGCATTTCAGCCGGGACTATCCGGAAATGCTGGATGTTGCAGTTCCGACTACTTTGACGCCTTAG